From one Musa acuminata AAA Group cultivar baxijiao chromosome BXJ2-6, Cavendish_Baxijiao_AAA, whole genome shotgun sequence genomic stretch:
- the LOC103989026 gene encoding cytochrome b561 and DOMON domain-containing protein At5g47530 — MKPAIISLCLFLSLLHYSTAQSCVSQTFSGNRLYSSCNSLPYLGASLHWNYHSSNGTVDVAYRAPESSSGWVAWAVNPTGSGMIGANAFLAFPGSNGAVTVYTTKFSGYNVDASDVKDENLSFPVYSKQAEYANGYYTIFATLELPNNSTKLNTAWQASTQLQNGVPNGHPAGDNLLSKNNLDFLSGEAGSAGGNSRLRRKNIHGVLNAIGWGILMPIGAIMARHVKVFKAADPAWFYLHVACQCSAYIIGISGWGLGLKLGSESVGITYHKHRDIAIALFCLATVQVFALLLRPNKEHKYRIYWNVYHHSVGYCIIILSIVNIFEGFDILDPAKKWKHAYIGVIATLGGVALVLEAVTWPIVLRRRSRSSEKSHHGVNGANGYGVRQHQVV, encoded by the exons ATGAAGCCAGCCATCATCTCCCTGTGCCTCTTCTTGTCTCTGCTGCACTATTCGACAGCCCAGAGCTGTGTGAGCCAGACCTTCTCCGGCAACAGGCTCTACTCCTCCTGCAACTCCCTCCCCTACCTTGGTGCCTCCCTCCACTGGAACTACCACTCTTCCAATGGAACGGTAGACGTCGCCTACCGCGCGCCGGAGTCCTCCTCCGGCTGGGTCGCGTGGGCCGTCAATCCCACCGGCAGCGGCATGATCGGAGCCAACGCCTTCCTCGCCTTTCCGGGCTCCAACGGCGCCGTCACGGTGTACACCACCAAGTTCTCTGGCTACAACGTGGACGCGAGCGACGTGAAGGACGAGAACCTGAGCTTCCCGGTGTACAGCAAGCAGGCGGAGTACGCGAACGGGTACTACACCATCTTCGCCACGCTGGAGCTACCCAACAACAGCACGAAGCTGAACACGGCGTGGCAGGCGTCGACGCAATTGCAGAACGGCGTGCCCAACGGCCACCCGGCCGGCGACAACTTGTTGTCTAAGAACAACCTGGATTTCCTCTCCGGCGAGGCGGGTTCCGCCGGAGGCAATTCGAGGCTGCGCCGCAAGAAC ATCCACGGCGTGTTGAATGCAATCGGCTGGGGAATTCTGATGCCCATTGGAGCCATCATGGCGAGGCACGTGAAGGTGTTCAAAGCAGCAGACCCTGCCTGGTTCTATCTCCATGTTGCTTGCCAATGCTCGGCATACATAATTGGGATCTCAGGATGGGGCCTTGGCCTCAAGCTCGGCAGCGAGTCCGTTGGAATCACGTACCACAAGCACAGAGACATCGCAATTGCCCTCTTCTGCCTCGCAACAGTACAG GTGTTTGCATTGCTTCTGAGGCCGAACAAGGAGCACAAGTACAGGATATACTGGAATGTGTACCACCACTCGGTTGGATACTGCATCATAATCTTGAGTATTGTGAACATATTCGAAGGATTTGACATCTTGGATCCTGCAAAGAAGTGGAAGCACGCCTACATCGGTGTCATCGCGACGCTCGGCGGCGTCGCACTGGTTCTGGAAGCTGTGACATGGCCTATAGTTCTAAGGCGGAGGTCGAGGAGCTCGGAGAAGTCCCACCATGGCGTTAATGGTGCAAATGGATATGGTGTGAGGCAACACCAGGTAGTGTAG